A genomic window from Streptomyces sp. NBC_01429 includes:
- the cobM gene encoding precorrin-4 C(11)-methyltransferase has translation MTVYFIGAGPGAADLITIRGARRLAACGVCLYAGSLVPRELLAECPPDARLIDTARMDLDGITAELVRAHEEGHDVARLHSGDPSVFSAVAEQMRRLDAAGVPYEVVPGVPAFAAAAAALKRELTVPTVGQTVILTRVAQQATPMPEGEDLATLGKSGALLVLHLAARYTDRVVAELLPHYGPDCPAAVVAMASRPDELVLRGTLSDIADRVREAGVVRTAVILVGRTLGAEQFRDSHLYSAARDRGGDDGGGGGGGHEC, from the coding sequence ATGACGGTGTACTTCATCGGCGCGGGTCCGGGCGCCGCCGACCTGATCACGATCCGGGGCGCGCGGCGGCTGGCGGCGTGCGGGGTCTGCCTGTACGCGGGCAGCCTCGTGCCGCGCGAGCTGCTGGCCGAGTGCCCGCCGGACGCGCGCCTGATCGATACGGCGCGGATGGATCTGGACGGCATCACGGCGGAGCTGGTGCGGGCGCACGAGGAGGGCCACGACGTCGCCCGTCTCCACTCCGGCGACCCGTCCGTCTTCAGCGCCGTGGCCGAGCAGATGCGGCGGCTGGACGCGGCGGGCGTGCCGTACGAGGTGGTCCCGGGGGTCCCCGCCTTCGCGGCGGCGGCCGCCGCGCTGAAGCGCGAGCTGACCGTACCGACGGTCGGCCAGACGGTGATCCTCACGCGCGTCGCCCAGCAGGCCACACCCATGCCGGAGGGCGAGGACCTCGCCACGCTCGGCAAGAGCGGCGCGCTGCTGGTGCTGCACCTGGCGGCGCGGTACACGGACCGGGTGGTCGCCGAACTCCTCCCGCACTACGGCCCCGACTGCCCGGCCGCCGTCGTGGCGATGGCCAGCCGCCCCGACGAACTCGTCCTGCGCGGCACGCTCTCCGACATCGCGGACCGGGTGCGGGAGGCGGGCGTGGTGCGCACGGCGGTGATTCTGGTGGGGCGCACGCTGGGGGCGGAGCAGTTCCGTGACAGCCATCTGTACTCGGCGGCGCGGGACCGGGGCGGGGACGACGGGGGTGGCGGTGGCGGCGGCCATGAGTGCTGA
- a CDS encoding cobalt-precorrin-5B (C(1))-methyltransferase — translation MAEGERGTGGQAAGERVTDERVTGGRDAQLKHTGLRHGWTTGACATAATTAAYTALLTAEFPDPVTITLPKGQTPAFALAAEELSAGSATAAVVKDAGDDPDVTHGALIRVTVRPLPPGAGVVFRAGPGVGTVTRPGLPLDVGEPAINPVPRELMRAHVARVAARHGGTGDVEITVSVDHGEEIARSTWNPRLGILGGLSILGTTGVVVPYSCSAWIDSIRRGVDVARAAGRTHVAGCTGSTSEKTVQTVHDLPEDALLDMGDFAGAVLKYLRRHPVDRLTICGGFAKLSKLAAGHLDLHSARSQVDKGFLAELATNAGADAALAAEVAAANTGLEALRLCESQAVRLGDAVAARARDEALAVLRGAPVEVDVICIDRAGAVVGRG, via the coding sequence ATGGCTGAAGGGGAACGGGGCACGGGCGGGCAGGCCGCGGGCGAGCGGGTTACGGATGAACGGGTTACGGGCGGACGCGACGCCCAACTCAAGCACACGGGGCTGCGCCACGGCTGGACGACCGGTGCGTGCGCGACGGCCGCGACGACGGCCGCGTACACGGCCCTGCTCACGGCGGAATTCCCCGATCCGGTGACGATCACCCTGCCCAAGGGCCAGACCCCGGCGTTCGCGCTGGCGGCGGAGGAACTCTCCGCCGGGTCCGCGACGGCGGCCGTCGTCAAGGACGCGGGCGACGACCCGGACGTCACCCACGGCGCCCTCATCCGCGTCACCGTCCGCCCGCTGCCGCCGGGCGCGGGCGTCGTCTTCCGCGCGGGCCCCGGCGTGGGTACGGTGACCCGCCCCGGCCTCCCCCTGGACGTCGGCGAACCGGCCATCAACCCCGTACCCCGCGAACTGATGCGCGCCCACGTGGCCCGCGTCGCGGCCCGGCACGGCGGTACGGGCGACGTCGAGATCACCGTCTCCGTCGACCACGGCGAGGAGATCGCCCGCTCCACCTGGAACCCCCGGCTGGGCATCCTCGGCGGACTGTCGATCCTCGGCACGACGGGCGTCGTCGTCCCGTACTCCTGCTCGGCGTGGATCGACTCCATCCGCCGGGGCGTGGACGTGGCACGCGCGGCGGGCCGCACCCATGTGGCGGGCTGCACGGGCTCGACGTCCGAGAAGACGGTCCAGACGGTCCACGACCTCCCCGAGGACGCGCTCCTCGATATGGGCGACTTCGCGGGCGCGGTACTGAAGTACCTCCGCCGCCACCCGGTCGACCGCCTCACCATCTGCGGAGGCTTCGCCAAACTCTCCAAACTGGCGGCCGGCCACCTGGACCTCCACTCGGCCCGCTCCCAGGTCGACAAGGGCTTCCTGGCCGAACTGGCGACGAACGCGGGCGCCGACGCCGCCCTGGCGGCAGAGGTGGCGGCTGCCAACACGGGCCTGGAGGCGCTGCGCCTGTGCGAGTCACAGGCGGTGCGGCTGGGCGACGCGGTGGCGGCGCGCGCGAGGGACGAGGCACTGGCGGTGCTGCGGGGGGCGCCGGTGGAGGTCGACGTGATCTGCATCGACAGGGCGGGGGCGGTGGTGGGACGGGGCTGA
- a CDS encoding cobalt-precorrin-6A reductase, with amino-acid sequence MRDLPVTVTVPETVPETGEQPLHLLILGGTTESRRLAEALHRRTRFRVTTSLAGRVARPVPPPGDVRVGGFGGADGLARWLREHRVDALIDATHPFAATISHNAALAAASARVPLLALRRPSWEPVAGDDWRTVGSLDEAAETLRGLGARRVFLTTGRMGLAAFAHLDGPWFLVRSVDAPEPPCPARTEVLLDRGPFTLDGEREILRRHRIDAVVTKDSGGAATAPKLTAAREAGVPVVVVRRPPVPEGVAVAETVEDAVEWVTHFCG; translated from the coding sequence ATGAGAGACCTCCCTGTGACCGTGACCGTGCCCGAGACCGTGCCCGAGACCGGTGAACAGCCGCTCCACCTGCTGATCCTCGGAGGGACCACCGAGTCGCGCCGGCTGGCCGAGGCGCTTCACAGGCGTACCCGGTTCCGCGTCACCACGTCCCTCGCCGGGCGCGTCGCCCGGCCCGTGCCGCCGCCCGGGGACGTGCGCGTCGGCGGGTTCGGGGGCGCCGACGGACTGGCGCGCTGGCTGCGCGAACACCGCGTGGACGCGCTCATCGACGCCACCCACCCCTTCGCCGCGACCATCAGCCACAACGCGGCCCTCGCCGCCGCCTCCGCCCGTGTTCCCCTGCTCGCGCTGCGCCGCCCCTCCTGGGAACCGGTCGCGGGCGACGACTGGCGCACGGTCGGCTCCCTGGACGAGGCCGCCGAGACGCTGCGCGGACTCGGTGCCCGCAGGGTCTTCCTCACCACCGGGCGCATGGGGCTGGCCGCCTTCGCGCACCTCGACGGCCCCTGGTTCCTCGTACGGTCCGTGGACGCCCCGGAGCCGCCCTGTCCCGCGCGGACGGAAGTCCTGCTGGACAGAGGGCCCTTCACCCTCGACGGCGAGCGCGAGATCCTGCGCCGTCATCGCATCGACGCCGTCGTGACGAAGGACAGCGGCGGTGCGGCCACCGCGCCCAAGCTCACCGCGGCCCGCGAGGCGGGGGTCCCGGTCGTGGTCGTGCGACGGCCGCCCGTGCCGGAGGGGGTGGCCGTCGCGGAGACCGTCGAGGACGCGGTGGAGTGGGTGACTCACTTCTGCGGATAG
- a CDS encoding precorrin-8X methylmutase, translating into MSETGVSTVFDYEKDGAEIYRQSFATIRAEADLAGLPADVSQVAVRMIHACGMVDLVRDLAFTPTVVARAREALRAGAPILCDVSMVASGVTRKRLPAGNDVVCTLSDPAVPALAAELGTTRSAAAMELWRDRLEGSVVAVGNAPTSLFRLLEMIEAGAPRPAAVIGVPVGFIGAAESKDALAAHPSGLEHLVVRGRRGGSAIAAAAINAIASEVE; encoded by the coding sequence ATGAGCGAGACCGGAGTGTCCACAGTGTTCGACTACGAGAAGGACGGCGCGGAGATATACCGCCAGTCCTTCGCCACGATCCGCGCCGAGGCGGACCTCGCCGGGCTGCCCGCCGACGTCTCCCAGGTCGCGGTGCGGATGATCCACGCCTGCGGCATGGTCGACCTCGTGCGCGATCTCGCCTTCACGCCCACCGTGGTGGCCCGCGCCCGCGAGGCCCTGCGCGCGGGCGCGCCGATCCTGTGCGACGTCTCGATGGTCGCCAGCGGAGTCACGCGCAAGCGGCTGCCGGCCGGCAACGACGTCGTGTGCACCCTCTCCGACCCCGCCGTCCCCGCGCTCGCCGCCGAACTGGGCACCACGCGCAGCGCCGCCGCCATGGAGCTGTGGCGGGACCGGCTGGAGGGCTCGGTCGTGGCCGTCGGCAACGCGCCGACCTCCCTCTTCCGGCTGCTGGAGATGATCGAGGCCGGCGCCCCGCGCCCGGCGGCCGTCATCGGCGTACCGGTCGGCTTCATCGGCGCGGCCGAGTCCAAGGACGCGCTGGCCGCGCACCCCTCGGGGCTGGAACACCTGGTCGTACGGGGGCGGCGCGGCGGCAGCGCCATCGCGGCGGCGGCCATCAACGCGATCGCGAGTGAAGTGGAATGA